The window GACGACACGGGCGGCGGCTCAGACGACATGATTGCTGTGATTATGCTGGCCTGGCTGGTTCCCTCGAACGCCAGCGCTCCTGTTAGCATCTCGTACAACACCGCCCCAAACGCGAAGAGGTCGCTCCGGGCATCCGAATCTTTGCCTTCGAGTTGTTCGGGAGCCATGTAGGCGAGCGTTCCAAGAATTGTGCCTTTCTGGGTCACTGTGGCGGCAGCCTGTGTTGGCAGTGAAGATTGAAGCTCGCCGCCTGTCGGCCCTTGATTCTTCAGCTTAGCGAGGCCGAAGTCGAGGAGCTTCGCGCCCGTTTTCGTCAACATCACATTTCCCGGCTTAAGGTCGCGGTGGATGATCCCCTGTTTGTGAGCGACCGCCAGTGCATCCGCGATCTGGATGCCGAACTGAAGCGCCTGATCGATCTGAAGTGGCCCCCCCGCAAGGCGTTCAGCCAGCGTCTGCCCGTCCAGGTACTCCATAACCAGGAAATCGATGCCTTCTTGCGACCCGATGTCGTGGAGGATGCAAATGTGGGGATGGCTGAGCGCCGCAATCGCGCGCGCCTCGCGCTCGAAGCGCAGCCGGAGATCCGCGGAAGAAGAGGCTGCAGTCTTGAGGACCTTGAGCACCACAGTGCGATCCAGACGTCTATCGCGCGCCTTGTAAACTTCCCCCATGCCACCTGCGCCGAGCTTTTCAATAATCGTATAGTGCGAAATGGTCTGGCCGATCTCGGGAATGGAAACCTCCGCAACGGCAATTCGCCCACAGCAATCACAAAAACATGAATTTTGACTGATTATAGATCGGCTGGCGTGGCCCCTGATAGCTGAATCGACAGCACTTGTCGGAATCGCGGTTACTCGGGAATTTGCCCATTGACCATAAACGGGCTTGGGAACCGGTTTGTTCCGACAGCCCTGCAAGGGTGCCAGTCGTCCGTTGGCCTCATCGACCGAAAAAGCCTTCGGTCGACCCCCACTCGAACCTGCACCCACTTTACATCGACGCTGTCATTTCTCTAATATCGGAGTCATGAATGACTCGAGCATCGTCGTGGCGGGAGCTACCGGTAATCTCGGCGGACGCATCGCCAGAGCTTTGCGCGAACGGGGAACCAGCGTAAGAGCGCTTGTTCGCCACGGCACTGCGCGAGACAAGCTTGAGCGACTGCAGGAGCTCGGCGTAACGATTGCCAGTGTCGACTTGAGCAGCGCTTCCCAAGTGACACTGGCATGTTCGTGTGCGTCCTGCTTGGTGTCGGCGCTGCAGGGATTGCGGGATGTGATCGTGGAAACGCAAACGGTTCTGCTCGACGCCGCGATCAAGGCTGGCGTGCCACGTTTCATTCCGTCCGACTACTCGATCGATTTCACCAAGTTTCCACCCGGAGAGAATCGCAATCTCGATCTGCGCCGAGATTTCCACAAACGCCTCGATAGAACTTCGATTTCAGCGACCACGATCTTTAACGGTGCGTTTGCCGATATGCTGACCGGTCAGATGCCGCTCATTCTCTTCAAACTGAAGCGAGTCCTCTATTGGGGCGACGCGGACCAGCGCATGGACTTCACGACGATGGACAACACGGCCGCATTCACGGCGCACGCGGCTCTTGATCCTTCCACTCCTCGCTTTCTACGAATTGCTGGCGATCAACTCAGCGCCCGGGAACTGACGGCGGTCGTAAGTGAGGTGACCGGAGAGGAGTTCCGCCTGTTCCGCGCCGGAGGTCTGGGAATGCTCGGCACGCTTATCAAGGTCGCGCGCGCAGTCGCTCCCGGAGAGAAGGAACTTTACCCGGCATGGCAGGGCATGCAGTACATGCGTAACATGTTCGACGGCCGGGCGAAGCTAAAGCCGCTCGACATTGATCGCTATCCTGGTATTCGTTGGACGACTGCACGGGATGTGCTCTCGGAGCGTCAAGATAGCTAGCCACGATCTGCGGCTTTCCAGGAGGTCCGAGCCGAACAGTGGTGCCAGCGCGTATCGGGCTCACACTCTCGCGAAGTCCCGTTCGCAACAATAACCCCTCACACCTCGTCCCGCTCGAGCAGGCCATTCGCGGCGTGGCTGAGTTGTTGAAATGCTTTACTACCGCGAAGCCCGTACCTGGGCAACCTGGCCGATGTACGATTCGCCCGTCGCCGGTTCCTCTCCGCAGGAACGGGCCTTCCGGACGATTCAAAGAGCGAGATAGTTTTTGAGAAACCTGAGCGTGTGATCGATAATCTGCTTCGAGCGGGCGTCGTCGTCCAGGATGTCGAAACCGTGACGGCCCTTTGGATGGGTCAGTAGGTCGAGAGTCGCGCCCTTGGCTATCGCGGTCTCGACGAAGCGGTCGATTGCCGCGTTCAACCAGGGATTGTCCAGGCCTGCCCGTGCAACGAGGATGGGCGGCGCGCTTCGTGCGTCCTCACCCAGGCTGCGGATTGCTGAGAAGGTCTGGCGCAGCTCTGGGCTGATCCTGCTTTCGGCTTCCGGCGGCGGCTGCAGGTCCAGGGCAGCGTAATAGGCGACTACGGCGCGCAGCCAGGTCGGCCGCTCTCGCAGCGGAGCCGCCAGGAACGATCCGCCGCCGGAGAACGCCCAGAGCGCCAAGCGTTCCGGGTCTACACCCAACGAGACGGCGTTCTCACGGACGTGAGCCACCAGGTCCGCGACGTCTCCCGCCGCCTCGGTGAGTCGAGCTGGCGTCAGGAAGCGGTGGTTGAAGGCGACAGCCACGAATCCCGACGCGGCAAGCAGCTCGCCATATGATACGAACACCCCCATATTCTTGGCGCCGATCCTGGGGATCGGGCCCCCATGGATTAGGATCACTGCCGGACTCGGTCTCGGCGTCCCAGAAGTGGTGTAGATGTCCATGTGGAGCGGCTGACCATCGGCGGACTTGTACTCCAAGTTGCGCTGAACGCTCACACCGTCCATCCCGGGTACGCTGAATACGATCCTCATCGGGATCATTTCCTCGAATACTGGATTCTTCTTCTCCACGGTTTGTCCTCCCTGCAGCGTAGCCCGAGTTTGATCGGGTCTTTACTTCTTCTTTACTCCTTCTGTTCAGTGGCGTTCAAGATCACTGGAGCGCTCAATAGAAAAAGCGCAAATACCAAGAAAGTCCCTCTGTGTTTCATGAGTATGCATCCTCCCAATCAACGGATCTGCATCCCATGCCTGAATCCGGCAGTAAGCTCCTCTGGCCGGATCTTACATCCCCAAAGATTGCGGAACAAGTGATTCCCGGCCTGATCCGTGCGCCTCATCTTTCCTTTTGATTACTGCAGGGCCCATTGGTTACATTCGTCTAACGGGGTAAGGTTCGCTCCCTATAATTCGCGATGTGGGAAATTACCGCCGGCTCACCGCAACCGCCGTCACGTGTCCCAGAATGTCGTCTGGGGAACGTGCCAGTCTGCAAGTACCTGATATCCAGTCAAGTATTGTGGATTCAGCTATCCAGGGTTGCGCCAGCAGAATATAATCACAGCAAATTAAGGTCGTTCTGATTGCAGGCTGCAAATTGCCCGTGGAGGGATTCTCCATGATCGGCAAAGTGCTCGGCCATTATCGAGTCGTTGAGAAGCTTGGCGCGGGCGGAATGGGAGTCGTCTACAAGGCTCGCGATACCCACCTCGACCGCTTCGTCGCATTAAAGGTTCTACCACCTGAGAGGGTCGCCGATGCCGAGCGCAAGCGGCGCTTCGTGCAGGAGGCCAGGGCCGCTTCGGCCCTGAATCATCCCAACATCATTCACGTTTACGACATTGCCGAAGCCGACGGCATCGAATTCATTGCTATGGAGTATGTTCAGGGCAAGACGCTGGACCGGTTCGTTGGCAGCAAAGGGTTGGGTATCAATGAGGCGCTTGGCTATGCCGTCCAGATCGCCGATGGGCTGGCCAAAGCCCATGCGGCAGGCATCGTGCACCGGGATCTGAAACCGGCAAACATCATGGTGAACGAAGACGGCGGCGTCAAGATTCTCGATTTCGGTCTTGCCAAGCTGATGGAGAGAGAGGAGGCCGGCCCGTCGGCCGCGACCGAGACCGCGGCTGCCGGCGAAGAGCTCCATACAGAAAAGGGCGTGATTGTCGGCACTGTAGCCTACATGTCTCCTGAGCAAGCACAAGGCAAGACGGTGGATGCCCGCTCTGACATTTTTTCGTTCGGCTCAGTGCTTTACGAGATGCTGACTGGCCGGCGCGCATTTCAAGGGGAATCGAAGGCAATGACTCTCGCCTCGATTCTTCAGAAAGAGCCGCAGCCGGTGAGGGAAATTGTTGCAGACACACCGCCCGAGGTAGAGCGCGTCCTCGCGCGCTGCCTGCGTAAGGACCCGCAACGCCGCTGGCAGAACATGTCCGACCTGAAAGAAGTGCTCCGCGATCTTAAGGAGGAATCGGACTCCGGCAGGCTCTCGGCGACCATGCCCGTGGCACCGCGTCGCTCCTTCCCTCTCCGGTGGCTGCTCGCAGCAGTTAGCGTTCTAGTTGTTGTGGCCGCAGCAATGTTGTGGCGCTTCTTCCACGAGCCCCCGAGCGAGCTGCGGCTGACAAGATTCAGCTACGATTCAGGGGTCACTTCTGCACGCTCCATTTCGCCGGACGGCAAGCTGGCCGCATACGAATCAGACCGCAACGATCCGGGCAATCTTGACATTTACGTCCGACAGCTCGGCGGACGCCAGGAGATCCGGCTCACATACGATAAGGCGGACGATCTGCAGCCCTGTCTCTCACCCGATGGCACTCAGGTTGTTTTTCGCTCGATGCGCAACGGGGGTGGAATCTATCGCACCAACACGTTTGGAGGCGAGGAGCAGAAGATCGCAGACGGCGGCTGGTTTCCAGGATACTCGCCGGATGGTTCACAGATCATTTATACGGTGATGCCCCCGTCCGGCGATGCCTCTCTGAACAAGATGTATCTGATACCTGCTCAGGGCGGGATTCCCAAACCGTTCCAACCGGAGTTCGGAGTGTTTCCGGCGTATGGTGCCCGCCCCTTGGCGGTTTGGTCTCCTGATGGGAAACATGTGCTCTTCTATGGCCTTCGCAGGCACGATCCTTCTTCTGCTGATTGGTGGGTGGCGCCCGTTGACAGTGGAGCTGCAGTCCGGACCGGCGCGGTCCAAAGCCTGAGGCCGGCGAACGCGCAGACCTGGATATATCCTGCCGGCTGGTTTGGCAACCTTGTGATCTACTCAGAGGGCGCTTCCCACGCGGAGGGCTGCAACCTGTTCGCCGCTCTCATCAAACCTGGAGACTGGAAGATCTCCGGGGCATCCCGCAGGCTCACTTCAGGCGCTGGCATGAATTTTACCTCCACACCTGCTCACGATGGCAGCATGTTGATAAGCAATATGAAGGGAGTTGCGGAGATATGGAACTTACCGCTCGATCCGGGCAAGGGGACCCTGTCAGGAGAACCGCGCCTCCTTACCCCCGAGGAAATCTCCAAAGTAGATCTATGCATTTCCAGGGATGGATCCAGGCTTGCCTATTGCGTAGCTACAGTCCTGCCGCAGTCGCGAATCGAGATTCGTTTGAGGGACATGGCGGGCGGTCCCGAGTCCAGCGTCCCCGGGAGGGGTACCCTGATCGACATGCAGCCGAGGCTGAATGCGAATGGTTCGGTGCTCGCCTTTCGGGACTTCATTGATGGGAAATACCATTCTTTCTTGTATGACGGGAAGAGCACGCCGGCCCACGAGGTTTGCGAAGGGTGTATGATTCGATCGTTCTTCTCCAATCCGAACGAAGTGCTCGTTCAGTATGGTGATGAGATCGTCCGCCAGAACACGGTCTCGGGGGAGCGATCTAACATTTTAGGCGCAAACAACGGAACAATCCTCGATGCCGATCTTTCTCCTGATGGCCGTTGGGTTGCCGTGGTGATGGGGAAGCCGTCCGGGGGCAATGCGATCTATGTCGCGCCTGTGCGGGCATCCGCGGCGCCAATGCGGGATTGGATTCTGATCGCGGACGACGAGGACAATGTTCTGGCTTCGCCGCGCTGGTCAGCGGACGGAAGCTTGCTGTACTTCATCTCTGGACGTGACGGCCGTCCCTGCGTCTGGGCGCAACGCCTCCACGGTGAAACCATGCGGCCGCTCGGCAACGCTATCGAGATCTATCACGAAAACCGCGCCCGCTATGGCGTATATGGGCCATCGCGCTATAGAACCATCTCAGTTGCTCGAGATAGGCTGGTCATGCTCATGATTCAGGTGACCGGCAACATCTGGTCGGCAAATCTGCTCCAGAGATGATGCTGGAAGATTGCCCGGCCTCCACGATTGCGGCCAGCGGTTATAACGGGCTGCGGTAATTAACGAAAACCTCCTTTAGTGCTGGCCGGCTTCCGAGTTCTCAGGTTCGTGCTTGAAAGACCATGGTGCCGGCGGAGGCACAAATCCTGTTTTCGAGCCCTGGCCCCCATGCGCTATTTGATCTGAACCGTCTCCGGCCAGACGGGGTCGAAGCGGCCGTTGCCGTCGACGTCCACCAGGATCGGGTTTGTCAGGGCATAAGGGAGGACGGCGTTTTCCGGTTTGCCGCTGTTCGAGCGTTGTTGAACGATGGGGAAGAGCGACTTTGACCCGATCACTTCGACGGCGATCCAGGCATCGCGCGGAAGATCGAGCGTGATCTTCTGATCGAGTTTGATGGTACCGAGGCCCGGCGACTTCACCGGCAGGACGGTCTTCCGCTCTCCATTGACGATGACCCTGACTTCCGAAACGTCCAGCCAGGGCGCACCCGTGACCTTGACAGCCAAGTCAACGCGGCCATTCACAGCCTTCACCAAATCGCCGAAGGTGGCCTTACCAACCTTCACGGAAACAATGGGTCCGTTGCTGACGAAACTGCGGCCTTCTTTGACGGCCCGAAGGAGGGCGTTCACATCGAGGCCTTTGCCCTTGGGACCGTTGTACAGGACATAGGTGCGGGAATATCCCGGCTCGCCACCATCGATGCCATGGGCGTCCGACGAACCGACGGCGCGGATGGCATAGCCGCGGTTGAGAAGGTGGAACCAGTCCTCGATCGACTGGCGGTTGGCTTCAACCAGGCCGGCGCCGTTCATGACCTCCATGGCGTCAAAGTCCAGGTTGAAGGGCGCCTTCGCTGCCGCAGCCTTAACGGGGTCGAGTTCGTAGGTCAGGAAGTATCCCAGGCCGCGTGAACGCGGGTGATTGACCTGAATGAGGGCGCCGGGATCTCTCGTGCGGCTCTTGTTGAAGAGGATCCTCGGTGTGTCGTCCTCGACTCCGATCGCCCCGTTGTTGGGTTCGTTTGGCCGCGGCACGACCGGGTAGGAATTGTAATGGATGCTGCCGCCCCGCGCCGTCACCTCCTCTCCGACGATCACGGCCATCAGGTTCGACAAGCCGAGCCGGTCCAGGTCGGCCCTGTAATCGGTGATGTAGTTGTGATCAGTGGAGACGAGGACCTCGATCCCTTCGACAAGCACGCTCCGGACCCGCTCCGGGATGAGCACGGCACCATCGGAATTCTGGGTGTGCATATGCGGGTCGAGTGAGATCAGGCCGAGCGTATCGACGACCTTGTCAATGATGAAGTCCAGGCTCTCCAGGCGGGTTTCCAGCACTTCGATGACCCGCGCCTCGCGCGTGTACTCCGGACCACGCGAAGCAGTTGCCAGATAGGTTCCGGCCGGGAGCGTGACGTCCAGCCCGTCTTTGGGCGGATAGACTGAGTCTTTGGAGGACTCCCAGCCCCGGCCGGTAACGATCGGATTCTCCGGCTCTAGGTAGGGGGATAGCGAGGGATTGATTCCAATAAACGAGACTTTGCCCGGGACATACTCGCCGCGGCCGTTCTTGAGGGTCACGTGAGCCTTTCCGAAAGTCGGGGCCGGAACAACCCACGGCGTAGCGGCTTTTCCGGCGACGGTAAATAGCTGCTCGCGGACGGCAGGAAACAGGTTCGTCCTGACCCGGTACGTTCCCTTCGGCAGCGGGAAGGCCAGCGACGCAGCCTTGTCCATGAATGCGCGGAAAAACGTCACGCCGGTTGCGACCTCCTGGACGATGACTTCCGCCGGTCCGTTGAAACCCCTGAATTCAAGCATAGTCCGCTCGGGCTGAACCCCCGCGAGGGCGTAAAGCTTGTCCAGTATCGAAGGGATATCGGCGCCGGCCAGGAGAGTATAAGTAACCCGATAGGATCCCCCGGGGCGCATGCGTCCGGGGAGTGGCGCGTCGCGGGTTTCGAGTGGATTGGGATTAAACCAGCCCAAGACATGGTCCGGCCTCTGATAGACCCGAAAGTTCAGCTCCGGATAGGATCTGGCTTGAAACGGACTGAAACTGTAGCTCTGCAAGGCGTTGGCACTCAATCCGTAGCTGATCCCGGTGATGTCAGCCGAACCGTTGTTGCGGATATCCGAGGTGAGCACGACCCGCCCGTCAGCGAAGACGAAATCGTAGCGGGTCTCGATATCCAACAGGCCTTTTTCTGGACCATTCCAGGTCGCCTGGGCGATCAGGCTATCCCCCTCCTGCCGGACCGACTTGTATATTACAGTCTGGTTATTGCCCTGGATGCGGAGCGCCGGGACTCCGATCTCGACGAGGGCTCGCGTCGCTCTTCCTTCCGGGACCAGAGCAAGGAGGCAGCCCATGGCATCTGCCAGAGTAGAGTTCGATGGCGAGAGGAGCAGGCGAGAGGTGCCACCGACGAGCGCGAGTAATTTCTCGTCCTGGGCGATATAGTCCCCTTTCTTGGCATAAGTCGCGAGGGGTCCTGGAAGCTCGGATGGGTTCTGAAGGATTCTTACCGTGACGGCGGCATCCCGAGACGGGACGACGAACGCGAGAATCAGAGGCAGAATCAGGGCGCTGCGCTTCATGAGGGCAATCCTCCTGTCTGGTTTAGCCCTAGCCTATCCAAAAGGCGAGCGCAGGACAAGGGAAACAGGGACGTGATCGATCTTCGCCGGCGCTTGCGATCCCTGATCGCCTGGTCCAGACGGCACTTCGGGCACTGTGAAAATCGCTGCTACCCGGTAATGCGCCATAGCTCCACCTTCGTCATTCCAAAGCGACACCTCATGTAACGCCGGTCGATTGGCACGTCTTGCGCCACAATGAAGTAAACGAAAGTCGGGGCGGACCCGGTGCCTTAAATTTCCCGCTCCGAAAAAGGCAATCAGGGACGGACACGTTTGGTGGGTTTGTGTTCAGAGTCGGCGGCTCAGAGGCTTCAAGTTCATGGGCGCGAAATGGTCGGCGGACACATAAACCCACTCAAGCCTCTCGGATCTTCTCGCCGGTTTATCCCGATAAACCTACTCGGATCTGAGCGCGACGAGCGGATCGACTTTCGTCGCCCGCCGGGCGGGCACGAGGCATGCGACCAGCGCCGTCCCAGCCAGCACTAGCGTCACGAGCCCTAACGTCGCCGGATCCGTCGGGCTCACGCCGTACAGGAGGGCGCCCATCAGCCGTGTGACGGCCACGGCGGCGGCCAACCCGATCCCGATGCCGAAGGCCGTGGCACGCATGCCCTGCCGCAGCACCATGGCCCGGATCTGCCCGCGCCCGGCGCCGAGCGCCACCCGGATACCTATCTCCCGAGTGCGTTGCGCCACCGAGTACGACACGACGCCGTACACGCCGACCACGGCGAGGGCGAGCGCCACCCCACCAAAGACCCCGAAAATCCACGAGAACAGGCGCGGCTGCCACAACGACCGGACCACGACGCGGTCCATGGCGTACACGCTCGAGATCGGCAAGTTTCGATCCAGGTCATGGATCGTACGGCGCACGGGATCCACCAGCGCCAGCGGCGCCGCGGCCGTTCGGGCCACCACCGTGAATCCCCTGGCCGGCATCTGGGCGTGCGGCACATACATCCCCGCTCTAATCGGCGTGTCAAGGGTCCGCTGGCGTACGTCGCCCACCACGCCGACGACCGTCATCCACGGTCGCTTCGAGGAAGAGCCGCCCAACTTGAGCCGCTTGCCGGTCGGGTCCTGTCCCGGCCAGTGGCGCGCCGCCAGCGTCTCGTTGACGATTACAACCGGGCTGGATCCGGGCCGCCCGTCGCGCTCGCCGAAGGTCCGCCCCCTTTTGAGTGGAATGCCCAGCGTCTCGAAGTAGCCGGCACTGGTCACGAACAAGCTGGCCTCCGGCTCTTCGCCCAGTAGCGGCGGCGGTGCACCTTCGACCGAGATGGAGTACGATGAGAGGCCTCCGCCCAGCGGGAGCGGTGACACGATGGCCGCCCGTTCCACGCCGGCCAGCGCGCGGATGCGCGGCAGCCCCTCGTCGACGAAGGCGCGGCGGCGATCCTCGGTGTC of the Terriglobia bacterium genome contains:
- a CDS encoding NmrA family NAD(P)-binding protein, with product MNDSSIVVAGATGNLGGRIARALRERGTSVRALVRHGTARDKLERLQELGVTIASVDLSSASQVTLACSCASCLVSALQGLRDVIVETQTVLLDAAIKAGVPRFIPSDYSIDFTKFPPGENRNLDLRRDFHKRLDRTSISATTIFNGAFADMLTGQMPLILFKLKRVLYWGDADQRMDFTTMDNTAAFTAHAALDPSTPRFLRIAGDQLSARELTAVVSEVTGEEFRLFRAGGLGMLGTLIKVARAVAPGEKELYPAWQGMQYMRNMFDGRAKLKPLDIDRYPGIRWTTARDVLSERQDS
- a CDS encoding prolyl oligopeptidase family serine peptidase; its protein translation is MEKKNPVFEEMIPMRIVFSVPGMDGVSVQRNLEYKSADGQPLHMDIYTTSGTPRPSPAVILIHGGPIPRIGAKNMGVFVSYGELLAASGFVAVAFNHRFLTPARLTEAAGDVADLVAHVRENAVSLGVDPERLALWAFSGGGSFLAAPLRERPTWLRAVVAYYAALDLQPPPEAESRISPELRQTFSAIRSLGEDARSAPPILVARAGLDNPWLNAAIDRFVETAIAKGATLDLLTHPKGRHGFDILDDDARSKQIIDHTLRFLKNYLAL
- a CDS encoding serine/threonine-protein kinase, with amino-acid sequence MIGKVLGHYRVVEKLGAGGMGVVYKARDTHLDRFVALKVLPPERVADAERKRRFVQEARAASALNHPNIIHVYDIAEADGIEFIAMEYVQGKTLDRFVGSKGLGINEALGYAVQIADGLAKAHAAGIVHRDLKPANIMVNEDGGVKILDFGLAKLMEREEAGPSAATETAAAGEELHTEKGVIVGTVAYMSPEQAQGKTVDARSDIFSFGSVLYEMLTGRRAFQGESKAMTLASILQKEPQPVREIVADTPPEVERVLARCLRKDPQRRWQNMSDLKEVLRDLKEESDSGRLSATMPVAPRRSFPLRWLLAAVSVLVVVAAAMLWRFFHEPPSELRLTRFSYDSGVTSARSISPDGKLAAYESDRNDPGNLDIYVRQLGGRQEIRLTYDKADDLQPCLSPDGTQVVFRSMRNGGGIYRTNTFGGEEQKIADGGWFPGYSPDGSQIIYTVMPPSGDASLNKMYLIPAQGGIPKPFQPEFGVFPAYGARPLAVWSPDGKHVLFYGLRRHDPSSADWWVAPVDSGAAVRTGAVQSLRPANAQTWIYPAGWFGNLVIYSEGASHAEGCNLFAALIKPGDWKISGASRRLTSGAGMNFTSTPAHDGSMLISNMKGVAEIWNLPLDPGKGTLSGEPRLLTPEEISKVDLCISRDGSRLAYCVATVLPQSRIEIRLRDMAGGPESSVPGRGTLIDMQPRLNANGSVLAFRDFIDGKYHSFLYDGKSTPAHEVCEGCMIRSFFSNPNEVLVQYGDEIVRQNTVSGERSNILGANNGTILDADLSPDGRWVAVVMGKPSGGNAIYVAPVRASAAPMRDWILIADDEDNVLASPRWSADGSLLYFISGRDGRPCVWAQRLHGETMRPLGNAIEIYHENRARYGVYGPSRYRTISVARDRLVMLMIQVTGNIWSANLLQR
- a CDS encoding CehA/McbA family metallohydrolase, yielding MKRSALILPLILAFVVPSRDAAVTVRILQNPSELPGPLATYAKKGDYIAQDEKLLALVGGTSRLLLSPSNSTLADAMGCLLALVPEGRATRALVEIGVPALRIQGNNQTVIYKSVRQEGDSLIAQATWNGPEKGLLDIETRYDFVFADGRVVLTSDIRNNGSADITGISYGLSANALQSYSFSPFQARSYPELNFRVYQRPDHVLGWFNPNPLETRDAPLPGRMRPGGSYRVTYTLLAGADIPSILDKLYALAGVQPERTMLEFRGFNGPAEVIVQEVATGVTFFRAFMDKAASLAFPLPKGTYRVRTNLFPAVREQLFTVAGKAATPWVVPAPTFGKAHVTLKNGRGEYVPGKVSFIGINPSLSPYLEPENPIVTGRGWESSKDSVYPPKDGLDVTLPAGTYLATASRGPEYTREARVIEVLETRLESLDFIIDKVVDTLGLISLDPHMHTQNSDGAVLIPERVRSVLVEGIEVLVSTDHNYITDYRADLDRLGLSNLMAVIVGEEVTARGGSIHYNSYPVVPRPNEPNNGAIGVEDDTPRILFNKSRTRDPGALIQVNHPRSRGLGYFLTYELDPVKAAAAKAPFNLDFDAMEVMNGAGLVEANRQSIEDWFHLLNRGYAIRAVGSSDAHGIDGGEPGYSRTYVLYNGPKGKGLDVNALLRAVKEGRSFVSNGPIVSVKVGKATFGDLVKAVNGRVDLAVKVTGAPWLDVSEVRVIVNGERKTVLPVKSPGLGTIKLDQKITLDLPRDAWIAVEVIGSKSLFPIVQQRSNSGKPENAVLPYALTNPILVDVDGNGRFDPVWPETVQIK